One window of Papaver somniferum cultivar HN1 chromosome 9, ASM357369v1, whole genome shotgun sequence genomic DNA carries:
- the LOC113311272 gene encoding uncharacterized protein LOC113311272 gives MASNLTLLKQCEKIIHAKVINDPSRGAWFLTCIYGTPYIHEKSSQKTYISQLSNSIDTPWVVIGDLNITLSPNDRSTQNTSSEILDLINDFDLSDMGFCGNPFTWSSNKHGTGQIKSRLDRTIVNNNWFISYPKSILTHLAQNGSDHAPILLEMCKQNKVTGRNWKFFEHWLSQHSCSDEIKNAWSARFSGSNAFVFTNKPQHNITSLQASDISGSNTEEIVKLEKQIRKLNDIQASSNRQKSRDHFYNDMDLNSKYFHIRMNRRKSRNRIDSLLAPDGTWCNDRDSLAALLKNHFHNIMTSSTPADITSFLQYIP, from the exons ATGGCTTCAAACTTGACATTGTTGAAACAGTGTGAGAAAATAATTCATGCTAAAGTTATAAATGACCCAAGTAGAGGAGCTTGGTTTCTAACATGTATTTATGGTACTCCCTATATCCATGAAAAATCATCTCAAAAGACTTATATTTCTCAACTTAGTAATTCTATAGACACCCCTTGGGTGGTTATTGGTGATTTGAACATCACTCTTTCTCCTAATGATAGAAGTACTCAAAATACTTCTAGTGAAATTCTTGATttaatcaatgattttgatttatcTGATATGGGATTTTGTGGTAACCCTTTTACGTGGTCTAGCAACAAACACGGTACTGGTCAAATTAAATCTAGATTGGACAGGACTATAGTAAACAACAACTGGTTTATTTCCTACCCAAAGTCTATTCTTACTCACTTAGCTCAGAATGGTTCTGACCATGCCCCTATTTTACTAGAAATGTGTAAACAAAATAAAGTTACGGGTAGAAACTGGAAGTTCTTTGAACACTGGTTATCTCAACATAGTTGTTCTGACGAAATTAAAAATGCTTGGTCTGCTAGATTTTCTGGTTCTAATgcttttgtttttactaataaa CCGCAACATAATATTACTTCTCTTCAAGCTTCTGATATCAGTGGTTCTAATACTGAAGAAATAGTTAAATTGGAGAAACAAATCAGAAAACTTAATGATATTCAAGCGAGTTCGAACAGACAGAAATCTCGAGATCATTTCTATAATGATATGGACCTGAACTCTAAGTACTTCCATATTAGAATGAATAGAAGAAAATCTCGCAACAGAATAGATTCATTATTGGCTCCAGATGGCACATGGTGTAATGATAGAGATTCTCTCGCAGCTCTTCTCAAGAATCACTTTCATAATATTATGACATCTTCAACACCAGCAGACATCACCAGTTTTCTCCAATATATACCTTAA